From Panicum hallii strain FIL2 chromosome 2, PHallii_v3.1, whole genome shotgun sequence, a single genomic window includes:
- the LOC112881354 gene encoding pectinesterase-like → MPPRPKLRAAAAKLPLTATFLSLALLLLPLGFVATHTAFSGGVAVSTFATADERHREERVLLAGKDGGNADADAAAAAAEHAAAVDRHCAGTLHRDVCASTLATIPNLAQKPLRDVISDVVARAAAAVRASSSNCSSYLRRPQGLRVRDRLALSDCLELFGRTLGQLGTAADELSAGNRTAEGSIAGVQTVLSAALTNQYTCLEGFAGPSASEDGRVRPYIQGRIYHVAHLVSNSLAMLRRLPQRRRRREALEGYGRVRRGFPSWVSAGDRRRLLQQQAGAAPADLVVAKDGSGNFTTVGEAVAAAPNNSEARFVIYIKAGGYFENVEVGAEKTNLMFLGDGMWKTVIKASRNVADNSTTFRSATLAVVGTGFLARDLTVENAAGPSKHQAVALRVNADLAAFYRCSFAGYQDTLYAHSLRQFYRDCDVYGTVDFVFGDAAVVLQGCSLYARRPEPGQKNVVTAQGREDPNQNTGIVVQGGKVAAAADLIPVLANFSSYLGRPWKLYSRAVFVQTKIEGLIHPRGWLEWNGSFALDTLYYAEYMNRGPGANTSARVAWPGYHVLTNATVAANFTVLNFIQGDLWLNSTTFPYTLGLS, encoded by the exons ATGCCGCCTCGGCCTAAGCTCAGAGCAGCCGCGGCCAAGCTCCCCCTCACCGCCACCTTCCTATCCCTCGCCCTTCTCCTCCTGCCGCTCGGCTTCGTCGCCACCCACACGGCATTCTCCGGTGGCGTCGCCGTGTCCACGTTCGCCACCGCCGACGAGCGCCACCGCGAAGAACGGGTGCTTCTTGCGGGTAAGGACGGCGGCAATGCCGACGCggacgccgctgccgccgccgcggagcaCGCGGCCGCCGTGGACCGGCACTGCGCCGGCACGCTGCACCGCGACGTGTGCGCGTCGACGCTCGCCACCATCCCGAACCTCGCACAGAAGCCGCTGCGGGACGTGATCTCCGACGTggtggcgcgcgcggcggcggcggtgcgcgcgtCCTCGTCCAACTGCTCGTCCTACCTCCGTCGCCCCCAGGGCCTGCGCGTGCGCGACCGCCTGGCGCTGTCCGACTGCCTGGAGCTGTTCGGGCGCACGCTGGGGCAGCTGGGCACGGCGGCGGACGAGCTGTCGGCGGGGAACCGCACGGCGGAGGGGTCCATCGCGGGCGTCCAGACCGTGCTCTCGGCCGCCCTGACGAACCAGTACACCTGCCTGGAGGGGTTCGCGGGCCCGTCGGCGTCGGAGGATGGGCGCGTCCGGCCCTACATCCAGGGCCGCATCTACCACGTGGCCCACCTGGTGTCCAACTCCCTCGCCATGCTGCGCCGcctcccgcagcgccgccgccggcgcgagGCGCTGGAGGGGTACGGGCGGGTGCGGCGCGGGTTCCCGTCGTGGGTGTCGGCGGGGGACCGGAGGCGGCtgctgcagcagcaggcgggcgcggcgccggcggaccTGGTGGTGGCCAAGGACGGGAGCGGCAACTTCACGACGGTGggcgaggcggtggcggcggcgcccaaCAACAGCGAGGCGCGCTTCGTGATCTACATCAAGGCGGGCGGGTACTTCGAGAACGTGGAGGTCGGGGCCGAGAAGACGAACCTGATGTTCCTCGGCGACGGCATGTGGAAGACGGTGATCAAGGCCAGCCGCAACGTCGCCGACAACTCCACCACCTTCCGCTCCGCAACGCTAG CGGTGGTCGGCACGGGGTTCCTGGCGCGCGACCTGACGGTGGAGAACGCGGCGGGGCCGAGCAAGCACCAGGCCGTGGCGCTGCGCGTCAACGCCGACCTCGCCGCCTTCTACCGCTGCAGCTTCGCGGGCTACCAGGACACGCTCTACGCCCACTCCCTCCGCCAGTTCTACCGCGACTGCGACGTCTACGGCACCGTCGACTTCGTCTTCGGGGACGCCGCCGTCGTGCTCCAGGGCTGCAGCCTCTACGCGCGCCGCCCGGAACCCGGCCAGAAGAACGTCGTCACCGCGCAGGGCCGCGAGGACCCCAACCAGAACACGGGCATCGTCGTGCAGGGCGGcaaggtcgccgccgccgccgacctcaTCCCCGTCCTCGCCAACTTCTCGTCCTACCTCGGCCGGCCATGGAAGCTCTACTCGCGGGCGGTGTTCGTGCAGACCAAGATCGAGGGCCTCATCCACCCGAGGGGATGGCTCGAGTGGAACGGGAGCTTCGCGCTCGACACGCTCTACTACGCCGAGTACATGAACCGTGGGCCCGGCGCAAACACGTCGGCGAGGGTGGCCTGGCCCGGCTACCACGTGCTCACCAACGCCACCGTCGCCGCCAACTTCACCGTGCTCAACTTCATTCAGGGCGACCTCTGGCTCAACTCCACTACCTTCCCCTACACACTGGGCTTGAGTTAG